In Fusarium falciforme chromosome 10, complete sequence, a single genomic region encodes these proteins:
- a CDS encoding MFS domain-containing protein → MATTLIEDAATVNGDVALAASIRNDSTTENDVEVAQSKESPDVVDELDWDNSPHNPFNWPARKKALQVVMLSSAAFLASVGTSIMSAARGQLMTEFNVSSTVALLPLTMYVLALGFGPVIGGPLSETIGRYIIYAASVPLGAFFTLGAGFVHNMGGLCFLRFMAGLCWGPVLAVAPGTLSETFTPKNRGPVSAVFILMPFLGPGLGQVYTLPVIGSFVVNRKGWRWTQWTLIFFAIFAMIVTAFSEETFHPAIKRKLAKKMGLKVEPSPPLSARLKAFAVVAVVRPIRMLFFEPITGLICLYVSAEFGTLFSFFAAVPYTFGRVYQFSIEESGLVFLSIVIGCILGLVTVILCDVFLYRTKAHKYPPHQIPPEHRLYPAMIGSIGLPIGLFWFAWTARPGVSWASPAAAMIVFAWGNLCVFVSTIQYTTDTYHGSVVASAASANSLARYGFAGVFPLFTIQMYQKLGIDWASSLLGFIAVALLPVPWVLFKYGPRIRAKSEYETVQFS, encoded by the exons ATGGCGACAACTCTGATTGAAGACGCCGCGACGGTGAATGGGGATGTCGCGTTGGCTGCTTCAATTCGAAACGACTCCACGACTGAAAATGATGTCGAAGTTGCGCAGTCAAAGGAGAGTCCTGATGTCGTGGACGAGTTGGACTGGGACAACAGCCCGCACAACCCCTTCAACTGGCcagcgaggaagaaggcattGCAAGTCGTGATGCTATCCTCGGCGGCATTTCTAGC ATCAGTTGGTACCTCCATCATGAGCGCCGCCCGCGGCCAACTTATGACTGAGTTCAACGTCAGCAGCACTGtcgccctcctccctctGACAATGTACGTCCTCGCACTCGGCTTCGGCCCCGTCATCGGCGGTCCTCTGTCCGAGACCATCGGTCGGTACATTATCTACGCTGCGAGCGTGCCCCTCGGGGCCTTCTTCACCCTCGGCGCAGGCTTCGTGCACAACATGGGCGGGCTGTGTTTCTTGCGCTTCATGGCTGGGTTGTGTTGGGGTCCTGTGCTCGCTGTCGCGCCGGGGACGTTGTCGGAGACGTTTACGCCCAAGAATAGGGGGCCTGTGTCTGCCGTGTTTATCCTGATGCCGTTTCTAGGGCCTGGACTAGGGCAAGTATACACCTT ACCAGTCATCGGCTCGTTCGTCGTCAACCGCAAAGGTTGGCGCTGGACACAATGGACCCTGATCTTCTTCGCCATCTTCGCCATGATTGTCACAGCCTTCTCCGAGGAAACCTTCCACCCAGCAATCAAGCGCAaactggccaagaagatgggcCTCAAGGTCGAACCCTCGCCGCCTCTTTCCGCTCGCCTCAAGGCCTTTGCCGTCGTGGCTGTCGTGCGACCGATCCGAATGCTTTTCTTCGAGCCCATCACTGGGCTCATCTGTCTTTACGTTTCGGCCGAGTTTGGGACGCTCTTTAGCTTCTTCGCTGCTGTGCCGTATACGTTCGGGAGGGTTTATCAGTTTTCGATCGAGGAGTCGGGCTTGGTATTTCTCTCCATCGTCATCGGGTGTATCCTCGGTCTCGTTACGGTCATCCTCTGCGACGTCTTCCTCTACCGCACAAAAGCCCACAAGTATCCTCCCCACCAGATCCCGCCTGAGCACCGACTGTATCCAGCGATGATCGGGAGTATTGGGTTGCCGATCGGCCTATTCTGGTTTGCCTGGACAGCGCGGCCGGGAGTATCGTGGGCCagtccagcagcagccatgaTCGTATTTGCATGGGGAAATCTATGCGTGTTCGTCAGCACTATCCAGTACACAACCGATACATATCACGGAAGTGTGGTGGCTAGTGCAGCCAGCGCGAACAGTCTTGCGCGGTACGGCTTTGCTGGAGTGTTCCCACTGTTCACGATCCAGA TGTACCAGAAGCTGGGAATCGACTGGGCGAGCAGTCTTTTGGGATTTATCGCAGTGGCATTGCTTCCTGTTCCTTGGGTGCTGTTCAAATACGGCCCTCGCATCAGAGCCAAGAGCGAGTACGAGACGG